One region of Haladaptatus cibarius D43 genomic DNA includes:
- a CDS encoding DUF7835 family putative zinc beta-ribbon protein, with product MATKNQGFQAMVELCDNCGRETSHEVSVEIRTESKKRENAEFSREPYRITSCEMCGEEKSQRMNNA from the coding sequence ATGGCAACAAAAAATCAGGGGTTCCAAGCAATGGTAGAACTGTGCGACAACTGCGGCCGTGAAACCTCACACGAGGTATCAGTCGAAATACGTACCGAGAGCAAAAAGCGGGAAAACGCCGAGTTCTCGCGTGAACCGTACCGTATCACGAGTTGCGAAATGTGCGGTGAAGAGAAGAGCCAGCGGATGAACAACGCGTAA
- a CDS encoding cupin domain-containing protein, with the protein MERDSLSDHEPTEAVDGVHLAQLAAGEEMSIQHFHIEPDATVPEHSHEHEQTGFIHSGALTFVVDGEKIVLGEGDSYAIPGDEPHSAENEGDEPVRGIDIFSPPRLDVPWK; encoded by the coding sequence ATGGAAAGAGATTCCCTTTCAGACCACGAGCCAACTGAAGCCGTCGATGGCGTCCATCTCGCGCAACTGGCCGCCGGAGAGGAGATGAGCATCCAGCACTTTCACATCGAACCCGACGCGACGGTGCCGGAACACAGTCACGAACACGAACAGACCGGTTTCATCCACAGCGGCGCGTTGACGTTCGTCGTCGATGGTGAGAAAATCGTTCTCGGAGAGGGTGACTCCTACGCGATTCCGGGGGACGAACCACACTCCGCTGAAAACGAGGGTGACGAACCGGTTCGCGGTATCGACATCTTCAGTCCGCCGCGACTGGACGTGCCGTGGAAGTAA
- a CDS encoding GNAT family N-acetyltransferase encodes METRGVTASDIPEIRRVSHEAVDTAYDFLPEKEREATVRERFSDDRFQTALADNDVILIAAVGDGELVGYAHIEAVSRANAVGEAAIRGIYVEPNRWREGIGTILLDATERAVRERGFTQLSIGVLTDNEQGRRFFESNGFERVEERVEDLFTGGTAYQQVYYHDFA; translated from the coding sequence ATGGAAACGAGGGGCGTGACAGCAAGCGACATCCCGGAAATTCGTCGCGTTTCGCACGAAGCGGTGGACACGGCATACGACTTCCTCCCCGAGAAAGAGCGCGAAGCGACCGTGAGGGAGCGGTTCAGCGACGACCGCTTCCAAACCGCACTGGCCGACAACGACGTGATACTCATCGCCGCAGTCGGGGACGGGGAACTCGTCGGCTACGCGCACATCGAGGCTGTTAGTCGGGCGAACGCGGTCGGTGAAGCGGCGATTCGAGGAATCTACGTCGAACCAAATCGCTGGCGCGAAGGCATCGGAACCATCCTTCTCGATGCCACCGAAAGAGCGGTTCGAGAGCGCGGATTTACGCAACTATCGATTGGCGTTCTCACCGACAACGAACAGGGGAGACGATTTTTCGAATCGAACGGGTTCGAGCGCGTGGAAGAAAGAGTCGAGGATTTGTTTACTGGCGGAACAGCGTACCAGCAGGTGTACTATCACGATTTCGCGTAG
- a CDS encoding amidohydrolase: MTAPADVIFTNAEVHTLAEPDETADAVAVRDGEIVRVDSAYEVDFLEGVETDMVDLGGRVLLPGFIDAHTHLMMVGNYLVNADLSVADSPDDCVELLAELDADRDWILGYGFDESTWEESRYLTRDDLDSVSETRPVVAFREDMHTASVNSEALSRLRDQMPDEDVETEGGEPTGVIVEEAVDAIYEAIEPDAETMRELLLAAQGDAHKKGITGVHDMVRRSRAPEVYRSLELDGDLDLRVRINYWSDHLDAVEEIGLQTNHGSEFVRTGAIKSFTDGSFGGRTAKLTEPYADGDGTGQWVVPPKELNEIVSRADDAGLQVTVHAIGDEAIEETLDAFGETDDPGAMRHRVEHVELVTDEQIERFAETGIVASVQPNFLKWAQEGGLYDARLGEERRKQTNRFRTLLDSGAHLAFGSDCMPLDPLLGIHQTVNAPVEAQQLSVTEALRAYTHGAAYAGFDEDRLGTVEKGKKADFVVLDSSPWEESDDIETIDVAMTVVDGKVVFDGRND; encoded by the coding sequence ATGACAGCGCCAGCGGATGTGATTTTCACGAACGCCGAGGTCCACACCCTCGCTGAACCCGACGAGACGGCGGACGCGGTGGCCGTCCGCGACGGGGAAATCGTTCGTGTGGACAGCGCCTACGAAGTGGACTTCTTGGAAGGCGTCGAAACCGACATGGTAGACCTCGGTGGGCGCGTTCTCCTGCCGGGGTTCATCGACGCCCACACCCACCTGATGATGGTCGGAAACTATCTCGTCAACGCCGACCTTTCCGTCGCCGATTCGCCCGACGACTGCGTGGAACTGCTCGCCGAGTTAGACGCCGACCGCGACTGGATTTTGGGCTATGGATTCGACGAAAGCACGTGGGAGGAGTCGCGCTATCTGACCCGCGACGACCTCGATTCAGTGAGCGAAACGCGGCCCGTAGTCGCGTTTCGTGAGGACATGCACACCGCCTCGGTCAACAGCGAGGCCCTCTCCCGACTCCGCGACCAAATGCCGGACGAGGACGTCGAAACCGAGGGCGGCGAACCGACCGGCGTTATCGTGGAAGAGGCCGTCGATGCCATCTACGAGGCCATCGAACCCGACGCAGAGACGATGCGCGAACTCCTGCTGGCGGCACAAGGAGACGCCCACAAAAAGGGAATTACCGGCGTTCACGACATGGTTCGGCGCTCGCGGGCACCCGAAGTGTACCGGTCGCTCGAACTCGACGGCGACCTCGACCTGCGCGTGCGCATCAACTACTGGAGCGACCACCTCGACGCAGTCGAGGAAATCGGCCTCCAGACCAACCACGGGAGCGAGTTCGTCCGAACCGGCGCGATAAAATCCTTTACAGACGGGAGTTTCGGCGGTCGAACCGCGAAACTCACCGAACCCTACGCGGACGGCGACGGAACCGGCCAGTGGGTCGTCCCCCCGAAAGAACTGAACGAAATCGTTTCACGCGCAGACGACGCCGGATTGCAGGTCACGGTGCACGCCATCGGCGACGAAGCAATCGAGGAGACGCTCGACGCCTTCGGGGAAACCGACGACCCCGGCGCGATGCGTCACCGCGTCGAACACGTCGAACTCGTGACCGATGAGCAGATAGAACGATTTGCAGAAACCGGCATCGTCGCCTCCGTCCAACCGAACTTCCTGAAGTGGGCGCAGGAGGGCGGCCTGTACGACGCTCGACTGGGCGAGGAGCGAAGAAAGCAGACGAACCGTTTCCGAACCCTACTCGATTCCGGCGCACACCTCGCGTTCGGAAGCGACTGCATGCCCCTCGACCCACTGCTCGGGATTCACCAGACCGTCAACGCGCCCGTCGAAGCACAGCAGTTGAGCGTCACCGAAGCCCTCCGCGCATACACGCACGGGGCGGCCTACGCCGGATTCGATGAAGACCGTCTGGGGACAGTCGAGAAAGGCAAAAAGGCGGATTTCGTCGTCCTCGACAGTTCCCCGTGGGAAGAGTCAGACGACATCGAAACCATCGACGTGGCGATGACGGTCGTAGACGGAAAAGTCGTGTTCGACGGGCGAAACGATTAA
- a CDS encoding DUF5817 domain-containing protein — translation MYSVVGCSACSNLWIVDGNPETTQCSRCGKRKKFRKLKKFVETEDEDQAREIRASMIANRQGHGDAFAELDSFAEMNAQIDHAGMDDEEYLDRSGIDTEEVSAVEERSRRGTTSKDKKQIVLDALEKLDRPEEKAVVAYASERGVSREYVEKSLQKLVRRGEVSESQGRYRRL, via the coding sequence ATGTACAGCGTCGTCGGGTGTAGTGCATGTAGCAACCTGTGGATAGTCGATGGAAATCCGGAGACGACGCAGTGTTCGCGCTGTGGCAAGCGGAAGAAATTTCGAAAGCTCAAAAAGTTCGTCGAAACCGAGGACGAAGACCAAGCCAGAGAGATTCGCGCGTCCATGATCGCCAACCGACAGGGACACGGCGACGCGTTCGCGGAACTCGATTCGTTCGCCGAGATGAACGCCCAAATCGACCACGCGGGAATGGACGACGAGGAGTATTTAGACCGCTCCGGAATCGACACCGAGGAAGTGTCCGCCGTCGAGGAGCGCTCTCGGCGCGGGACGACGAGCAAGGACAAAAAGCAAATCGTGTTGGACGCGCTCGAAAAACTCGATAGGCCGGAGGAAAAAGCAGTCGTCGCCTACGCAAGTGAACGCGGTGTTTCTCGGGAGTACGTGGAAAAATCTCTCCAAAAACTCGTGCGGCGTGGTGAAGTCAGCGAAAGTCAGGGGCGGTATCGTCGCCTGTAA
- the hmgA gene encoding hydroxymethylglutaryl-CoA reductase (NADPH): MSDADELAEQVRAGDLHLHELEDHADHDTAAEARRNLLESETDATLDTVGDYAFDAEMAEPNIENMMGTAQIPMGVAGPVAVNGGSAEGDYYLPLATTEGALLASVNRGCSVISTAGGADARVTKTGMTRAPVFRVQGIAEAEEVVNWVRENRDELAGVAEATTNHGELEDVTTYVVGDSVFLRFVYDTKDAMGMNMATIATGEAASLVEEETPANLVALSGNLCSDKKPAAINAVEGRGRSVTADVRIPRETVEGRLHTTPEAIEEANTRKNLVGSAKAGSLGFNAHAANIIAAAFLATGQDAAQVVEGSNAITTVEVREDELYASVSIASLEVGTVGGGTKLPTQSEALDVLGLRGGGHPAGSNADALAEIIAVGALAGELSLLAALASRHLSSAHEELGR; the protein is encoded by the coding sequence ATGTCCGACGCAGACGAACTCGCGGAACAGGTTCGGGCGGGCGACCTGCACCTCCACGAACTCGAAGACCACGCCGACCACGACACCGCCGCCGAGGCGCGCCGAAACCTCCTCGAATCGGAAACCGACGCGACCCTCGACACGGTCGGCGACTACGCCTTCGACGCGGAGATGGCCGAACCTAACATCGAGAACATGATGGGGACGGCTCAGATTCCGATGGGCGTCGCGGGCCCCGTCGCGGTCAACGGCGGGTCAGCGGAAGGCGATTACTACCTCCCACTCGCAACAACCGAGGGGGCACTGCTGGCCAGCGTCAATCGCGGTTGCTCCGTCATCAGTACCGCGGGAGGCGCGGACGCCCGCGTCACGAAGACCGGAATGACTCGCGCCCCGGTTTTCCGCGTACAGGGCATCGCCGAAGCGGAAGAAGTCGTGAACTGGGTTCGTGAAAACCGCGACGAACTTGCGGGGGTCGCGGAAGCCACGACCAACCACGGCGAACTCGAAGACGTGACGACCTACGTCGTCGGCGACTCCGTTTTCCTGCGATTCGTCTACGACACGAAAGACGCGATGGGCATGAACATGGCGACCATTGCGACCGGCGAAGCCGCGTCGTTGGTCGAGGAAGAAACACCTGCAAACCTCGTCGCGCTTTCGGGCAACCTCTGCTCGGACAAGAAACCCGCCGCAATCAACGCTGTGGAGGGACGTGGGCGGAGCGTCACGGCGGACGTTCGAATCCCGCGCGAAACGGTCGAAGGACGATTGCACACGACCCCGGAAGCAATCGAGGAGGCGAACACGCGAAAGAATCTCGTCGGAAGCGCGAAGGCAGGAAGCCTCGGGTTCAACGCCCACGCCGCGAACATCATCGCCGCGGCGTTCCTCGCAACCGGACAGGACGCCGCGCAGGTGGTCGAAGGGAGCAACGCGATTACGACCGTCGAAGTACGAGAGGACGAGTTGTACGCAAGCGTCAGCATCGCCAGTCTGGAAGTCGGCACTGTCGGCGGCGGCACGAAACTCCCGACGCAATCGGAAGCCCTCGACGTACTCGGACTCCGCGGCGGCGGCCACCCTGCCGGAAGCAACGCGGATGCGCTCGCGGAAATCATTGCAGTCGGTGCGCTCGCGGGAGAACTCTCCCTGCTCGCGGCGCTCGCATCACGCCACCTCTCCAGTGCGCACGAAGAACTCGGTCGGTAA
- a CDS encoding isoaspartyl peptidase/L-asparaginase gives MKVIVHGGAGGEPDEPTLRQAVLDEAAETGGKAETVVDAVEAAVHVLESSPRFNAGVGGAVQSDGEVRTDAGIMTSDREAGAACSMSGVEHAVSAARVVMEETPHVLVSGDHAVELAADFGVETGIDLWTETSEERWNDYDAPDGTPSEHVEWLREKFGGADTVGAVAYDGDEFAAATSTGGRWLALAGRVGDVPQIGSGFYAAPAGAASSTGAGEDIAKSTLTRRAVRHLESGYDAQEAADRAIEEFAELTGSTAGVIVLDNDGNAGSAFNSDAMQIGISR, from the coding sequence ATGAAAGTCATCGTACACGGCGGCGCTGGCGGCGAACCCGACGAACCGACGCTCCGACAGGCAGTCCTCGATGAGGCCGCAGAAACCGGCGGAAAGGCGGAGACGGTCGTCGATGCGGTCGAGGCCGCGGTTCACGTCCTCGAATCGTCGCCGCGATTCAACGCGGGTGTCGGCGGTGCAGTCCAGAGCGACGGCGAGGTTCGAACCGACGCCGGAATCATGACGAGCGACCGCGAAGCGGGCGCGGCCTGCTCCATGTCCGGCGTCGAACACGCCGTCAGCGCGGCCCGCGTCGTAATGGAGGAAACGCCGCACGTCCTCGTCAGCGGCGACCACGCAGTCGAATTGGCGGCCGATTTCGGCGTCGAAACCGGTATCGACCTCTGGACGGAAACGAGTGAGGAGCGGTGGAACGACTACGATGCGCCCGACGGAACGCCGAGCGAGCACGTAGAATGGCTCCGCGAGAAATTCGGCGGGGCGGATACCGTCGGCGCGGTCGCCTACGACGGCGATGAGTTCGCCGCCGCAACCTCGACCGGCGGACGGTGGCTCGCACTCGCGGGTCGAGTCGGCGACGTACCGCAAATCGGGAGCGGCTTTTACGCGGCCCCGGCAGGTGCGGCCAGTTCCACGGGTGCGGGCGAAGACATCGCCAAATCGACGCTTACCCGGAGAGCGGTTCGCCACCTCGAATCCGGCTACGACGCACAGGAGGCCGCAGACCGCGCAATTGAGGAGTTTGCCGAACTCACCGGTTCGACTGCGGGCGTCATCGTCCTCGACAACGACGGAAACGCCGGAAGCGCGTTCAACAGCGACGCGATGCAGATCGGCATCAGTCGGTAA
- the icd gene encoding isocitrate dehydrogenase (NADP(+)): MSYEYDKVEVPAEGSQITHDEETGELEVPDDPIIPIIHGDGIGTDVGPAAQKVLEAAAEATGREINWMRVYAGESARETYDENLPDDTVEAIKQFNIAIKGPLTTPVGAGFRSLNVALRKTLDLYANVRPTYHLDGVPSPVKNPGAMDMVTFRENTEDVYAGIEWEAGTDEVEQVKAFVEDEMGYDSTIHDGPVGIGIKPITEFGTKRLVREAIEYALENGRDSVTLVHKGNIMKFTEGAFRDWGYELAEEEFGDVTITEDELWDEYDGEQPDDKLVVKDRIADNMLQQILTRTDQYDVVATMNLNGDYMSDAAGAQIGGLGIAPGANFGDHRCLAEPVHGSAPKYAGEDKVNPTAMILSGRLMLEYMGWKDAGKLVRDAVEETISSGKVTYDLERQIEGGEKLATSEYADAIVENIHNLA; encoded by the coding sequence ATGAGCTACGAGTACGACAAGGTGGAAGTACCTGCGGAAGGGTCTCAAATCACGCACGACGAGGAGACGGGCGAGTTGGAAGTTCCCGACGACCCCATCATCCCGATTATTCACGGCGACGGTATCGGAACCGACGTCGGCCCGGCCGCACAGAAAGTTCTCGAAGCCGCAGCAGAGGCGACTGGACGCGAAATCAACTGGATGCGCGTCTACGCCGGAGAAAGTGCACGCGAAACCTACGACGAGAATCTCCCTGACGACACAGTCGAAGCAATCAAGCAGTTCAACATCGCCATCAAAGGGCCGCTCACGACGCCAGTCGGCGCAGGATTCCGTAGCCTGAACGTCGCGCTTCGCAAGACGCTCGACCTGTACGCGAACGTTCGACCAACGTACCACCTCGACGGCGTTCCGTCACCCGTCAAGAACCCCGGTGCGATGGACATGGTCACCTTCCGTGAGAACACGGAGGACGTCTACGCCGGTATCGAGTGGGAAGCAGGAACCGACGAAGTCGAGCAAGTCAAGGCGTTCGTCGAGGACGAAATGGGCTACGATTCGACCATCCACGACGGCCCGGTCGGCATCGGCATCAAGCCGATTACCGAGTTCGGAACGAAACGCCTCGTCCGCGAGGCAATCGAGTATGCCCTCGAAAACGGCCGTGACTCCGTCACGCTCGTCCACAAGGGCAACATCATGAAGTTCACCGAAGGCGCGTTCCGTGACTGGGGTTACGAACTCGCAGAGGAGGAGTTCGGCGACGTCACCATCACGGAAGACGAGCTTTGGGACGAGTACGACGGCGAACAGCCGGACGACAAACTCGTCGTCAAAGACCGCATCGCGGACAACATGCTCCAGCAGATTCTCACCCGTACCGACCAGTACGACGTCGTCGCCACGATGAACCTGAACGGCGACTACATGTCCGACGCCGCGGGTGCCCAAATCGGTGGCCTCGGCATCGCACCCGGTGCGAACTTCGGTGACCACCGCTGTCTCGCAGAGCCGGTTCACGGTTCCGCACCGAAATACGCAGGCGAGGACAAGGTCAACCCGACCGCGATGATTCTCTCCGGCCGCCTCATGCTCGAATACATGGGCTGGAAGGACGCAGGCAAACTCGTCCGCGACGCCGTCGAAGAGACGATTTCCTCCGGGAAGGTCACCTACGACCTCGAACGCCAAATCGAGGGCGGCGAGAAACTCGCAACCAGCGAGTACGCCGACGCCATCGTCGAAAACATCCACAACCTCGCGTAA
- the nadA gene encoding quinolinate synthase NadA: MAKMKTTNLETELSLFKYDSLEQLPEEYRTLSEHERTERIERSLDQLDDDVVVLGHNYQRREIVEHADFVGDSYQLSVEAANADAEYVVFCGVTFMAESADIITDDDQTVILPSMEASCPMAGMAEALQVDSAWEKIESSAPDAEIIPITYMNSYADLKAFCAEQGGAVCTSSNAHRVFEWALEQGDKILFLPDKHLGENTAHRLGLEGSTAEWNPWNAEEQDGNAVAESDIILWDGYCQVHERFTVDHIESVRGDHPEAQVVVHPECRRQVVESADVVGSTATICETVADADPGETWAIGTEIHLVRHLQRWHPEVSVVPLCGDACMDCNAMRQTDPNYLTWVLEELVSGRERNVIEVPVQEKELAMLALDRMLEL, translated from the coding sequence GTGGCAAAGATGAAGACTACAAACCTCGAAACGGAGTTGAGCCTCTTCAAATACGATAGTTTGGAGCAGTTACCCGAAGAATATCGGACGCTGAGTGAACACGAGCGAACGGAGCGAATCGAGCGTTCGCTCGACCAGTTGGACGACGACGTGGTCGTTCTTGGCCACAACTACCAGCGGCGCGAAATCGTCGAACATGCGGATTTCGTCGGCGACTCCTACCAGTTGAGCGTCGAGGCCGCGAACGCGGACGCAGAATACGTCGTTTTCTGTGGCGTCACCTTCATGGCCGAATCGGCGGACATCATTACCGACGACGACCAGACGGTCATCCTCCCGTCGATGGAGGCGTCGTGTCCAATGGCCGGAATGGCGGAAGCCCTGCAAGTCGATTCCGCGTGGGAGAAAATCGAGTCTTCAGCACCGGACGCAGAGATCATTCCGATTACGTATATGAACTCCTACGCCGACCTGAAAGCGTTCTGTGCGGAACAGGGCGGTGCAGTGTGCACGTCTTCGAACGCCCATCGGGTGTTCGAGTGGGCGCTGGAACAGGGGGACAAAATCCTCTTTTTGCCGGACAAGCACCTCGGCGAGAACACCGCCCACCGACTCGGGTTGGAGGGCAGCACCGCGGAGTGGAATCCGTGGAATGCCGAGGAGCAGGACGGAAACGCGGTCGCAGAGAGCGACATCATCCTCTGGGATGGCTACTGCCAAGTCCACGAGCGATTCACGGTTGACCACATCGAGAGCGTTCGTGGAGACCACCCCGAGGCGCAGGTTGTGGTGCACCCGGAATGTCGCAGGCAAGTCGTGGAATCCGCCGACGTGGTCGGTAGCACGGCGACGATTTGCGAGACGGTGGCCGACGCTGACCCCGGCGAAACGTGGGCAATCGGGACGGAAATCCACCTCGTTCGGCATCTCCAACGCTGGCACCCTGAAGTTTCCGTGGTTCCGCTCTGCGGCGATGCCTGCATGGACTGTAACGCGATGCGCCAGACCGACCCGAACTACCTGACGTGGGTGCTCGAAGAACTGGTCTCCGGTCGGGAGCGAAACGTCATCGAGGTTCCGGTGCAGGAAAAAGAACTCGCCATGCTGGCCCTCGACAGGATGCTCGAACTATGA
- the map gene encoding type II methionyl aminopeptidase, with protein MSDQSIDLSAEKYEKHREAGEILAQVRTETAERVEVGASHLDIAEYAEDRIRELGGKPAFPVNISIDEEAAHATPSIGDESTFGEDMVNLDIGVQIDGWLADTAITVDLSGHDDLAEASEEALDAALELVEPGVETGEIGAEIESVIDGYGYNPVVNLSGHGLAHYEQHTEPNIPNRAVSQGIELEVGDVVAIEPFATDGSGKVREGAEEEIFSLEREASVRDRSARKALDQITEEFRTLPFATRWLDSSRPEMALRRLKMKNVIHGYPVLKEEEGFLVSQKEHSVIVTEDGCEVFTR; from the coding sequence ATGAGCGACCAGTCAATCGACCTCTCGGCGGAGAAGTACGAAAAACACCGGGAGGCCGGTGAAATCCTCGCACAGGTTCGCACGGAAACCGCGGAGCGCGTCGAAGTCGGTGCGAGTCATCTGGACATCGCAGAGTACGCGGAAGACCGAATCCGCGAACTCGGCGGGAAACCGGCGTTCCCGGTCAACATCAGCATCGACGAAGAAGCGGCCCACGCGACGCCGAGCATCGGCGACGAAAGCACGTTCGGCGAGGACATGGTCAACCTCGACATCGGCGTTCAGATAGACGGCTGGCTCGCCGACACCGCGATTACGGTTGACCTCTCGGGCCACGACGACCTCGCGGAGGCGAGCGAGGAAGCGTTGGACGCCGCGCTCGAACTAGTCGAACCCGGCGTGGAGACGGGCGAAATCGGTGCCGAAATCGAATCCGTCATCGACGGCTACGGCTACAATCCGGTCGTCAACCTCTCTGGCCACGGACTGGCCCACTACGAACAGCACACCGAACCGAACATTCCGAATCGCGCGGTTTCGCAGGGAATCGAGTTAGAGGTTGGCGACGTGGTCGCCATCGAACCGTTCGCCACCGATGGCAGTGGGAAAGTTCGAGAAGGTGCAGAGGAGGAGATTTTCTCCCTCGAACGCGAAGCCTCGGTTCGCGACCGAAGCGCTCGAAAGGCACTCGACCAGATTACAGAAGAGTTCCGAACGCTCCCGTTCGCAACCCGGTGGCTGGACAGTTCCCGTCCCGAGATGGCACTGCGCCGTTTGAAAATGAAGAACGTCATTCACGGTTACCCAGTGCTCAAAGAAGAGGAGGGCTTCCTCGTCAGTCAGAAAGAACACTCGGTCATCGTCACCGAAGACGGCTGTGAAGTGTTCACGAGATAG
- a CDS encoding outer membrane protein assembly factor BamB family protein, translating into MAEKPAFSRRTMLSLTAAGLVGSGTAIAAQSSDDATVTEYDTDASVDVDNTSWPMPNHDGGRTKYNPNASVPTGTLSPRWKHSGSIGVPTVSNGVAYYTRGRVPDDVPPEEVTRTLHAIDVDSWDSLWETELGTPDEWHSHRLAVADDVVYASQRSHTQAFDATDGSELWSADTGGYGPVVTDESLVVHGGQIERHWSDDLVVLSRDDGSVRWRMDSVAKPVVVNGSVFVLKSGEDDSGIYSLDVETGETQWKRELSAVVSVATESELYVDQDNVLLALDPETGETKWQYNFTEVIEPPNSNEWGWEITVHVADEERVYVDCSGDFFALNATTGEKVWRNDEVDALRLVGTSDGLYHIVDEGWRDDKPGCLIRRDKETGESITKQKIVVSQAPVNSEQFIITDGRVYTTIGRFDSRGTVALVGDENGGDDGSDDDSDDSDDSDDNDDC; encoded by the coding sequence ATGGCCGAAAAACCAGCATTCAGCCGCCGAACGATGCTCTCGTTGACCGCCGCCGGTCTCGTCGGGAGTGGTACCGCCATCGCCGCACAGTCCTCCGATGATGCAACTGTAACTGAGTACGACACGGACGCGAGCGTAGATGTTGACAATACCTCGTGGCCGATGCCAAACCACGACGGGGGCAGAACGAAGTACAATCCCAATGCGAGCGTTCCGACCGGAACGTTGTCCCCCCGATGGAAGCATTCTGGTTCGATTGGCGTGCCAACCGTCAGCAACGGCGTCGCTTACTACACAAGGGGACGAGTTCCCGACGACGTTCCTCCTGAGGAAGTGACGCGGACGCTTCACGCGATTGACGTAGACAGTTGGGACTCGCTGTGGGAAACGGAGCTTGGAACGCCCGATGAGTGGCACAGCCATCGGCTCGCAGTCGCTGACGATGTTGTGTACGCGAGCCAACGCAGTCACACACAGGCGTTCGATGCGACCGATGGTTCCGAACTGTGGTCCGCCGATACGGGGGGCTATGGGCCTGTCGTTACCGACGAATCGCTCGTGGTTCACGGTGGACAGATAGAACGACACTGGTCGGACGACCTCGTCGTCCTCTCCCGCGATGATGGAAGTGTCCGCTGGCGGATGGACAGTGTTGCCAAACCGGTCGTTGTGAACGGGTCGGTGTTCGTGTTGAAAAGTGGCGAAGACGACTCGGGGATATATTCATTAGACGTCGAAACCGGGGAGACGCAGTGGAAACGAGAGCTGTCGGCTGTCGTGTCCGTCGCAACGGAAAGCGAACTGTACGTTGACCAAGACAATGTTCTCCTCGCGCTAGACCCTGAGACAGGTGAAACGAAGTGGCAGTACAACTTCACGGAAGTCATCGAACCACCGAACAGCAACGAGTGGGGATGGGAGATTACCGTACACGTAGCTGACGAGGAGAGAGTCTACGTCGATTGTAGCGGCGATTTCTTCGCACTCAATGCGACGACGGGCGAGAAGGTATGGCGAAACGACGAGGTAGATGCACTTCGACTCGTCGGCACGAGCGACGGATTGTATCATATCGTGGACGAAGGGTGGAGAGACGACAAGCCGGGATGTCTCATCCGTCGGGACAAGGAAACGGGCGAGAGTATCACTAAACAAAAGATAGTCGTCAGCCAAGCCCCTGTCAACAGCGAACAGTTCATCATCACGGACGGACGGGTCTATACGACTATCGGTCGGTTCGATTCGAGGGGAACTGTGGCACTAGTTGGTGACGAAAATGGAGGCGACGATGGGTCTGACGACGATTCAGACGATTCAGATGACTCGGACGACAACGACGACTGCTGA